The following nucleotide sequence is from bacterium.
ACCGCATGCCGGCGATCGTCGACCACGAGCCGCTCGGCGGCGGCGCACCGCTCGCGCTCTTCGAGTCGGGCGCCATCCTCGAGTACCTCGCCGACAAGAGCGGCCGCTTTCTCCCGCCCGCCGGCGCCGGGCGCTACACGGTCCTCCAGTGGGTCCACTGGCAGATGGCGAACCTCGGGCCGATGATGGGCAACGCCAACCACTTCAAGAACTACGCCAAGCAGCTCGTCGACGATCCGGCGCAGCTCGCGTACGGCACGCGCCGCTTCGTCGGCGAGGTCGACCGGCTGTGCGGCGTCATGGACGCGCAGCTCGGCGCGCGCCGCCACCTCGCCGGCGACGACTACACGATCGCCGACGTCGTCACCTGGCCCTGGGCCTCGCTGCTGGGCCGCCTGATCGACGAGGAGGTCTGGACCGCCTTCCCGCACCTGAAGCGCTGGGTCGACGAGGTCGGCGCACGGCCGGCCGTCCAGCGCGGGCGCGCGCTCCACAAGGAGTGGGGCGAGCGCAAGCTCTCGGACGAGGAGCAGCAGCGGCGCAAGGCGCTGCTCTTCAACCAGACGAACGCGTCGGTGCGGGCGGCCCGCGAGGCCGCGGCGAAGGGCTAGCGTCCCGCCGCGGCCGCGACGAGCGCCTCGATGTCGCGGCCTTCGCCTACTGCTCGACGACCGGGATCTCCGCCGCCAGGTCGAAACGGATGACGGCGTCCATCTTGTTCTCGATCTGGTAGAAGCGCACGACCTTGCGCCCGGGCAGCACCTTCGCGAACTGATCGAGGTAGGTCTGGCGCACCCTGGCGCGGTCGCTCTCGGCCGCCAGCCAGTCCTTCGCCAGCGTCAAGGCCTTTGCGTCGCCGATGGTCGAGAAGCCGGCGATGTACTCCTCGATCACCTTCGCGGCACGGTCCTGGATGCCGTTCAGCTCGCCCTGATAGCGGTCGTACAACGGCCAGAAGCCGGCGGCTTCGGTGTCGGTGAGCTGGAGGTTCGCGGCCACGAGCGCCTTGCGATTCGCACGGATCGTGTCGAGGAGGATCTGCAGGTTCGCCTGATCGGCCTCGCCGGCGTGCACCGGCAGTCCGAGCCCGACGAACGCCACGACGGCCAACGAGAGGGTGCGTGCGTAGGACATGGTCAGCCCGCCTTTCTTCCGAACCCGGTCCATCACTTGTCGATCCGCGTGATCTTGGAGCCCTGGATGCCGACGCCGGCCATGAGGCCCTTCTGACCCCACACGTAGGCGTAGACGTCGCTCGTGAGCGTGTTCGAGGTGATCGACCTGGCCACGCCCTGGTCGACGACGACCACGCTCGGGCCGACGCCGAGCTCGAAGCCGTAGGTGGCGTCGAGCTGGCGCAGCGCCTCGTCGGTCATGAAGAAGAGCGCGTAGGAGCAGGTCTGCACGCCCGCCTGGAGCCCGTACGACGCGGCCACCGAGTTGTAGTAGCCGGCGATGCGGCCGCCCTTGCGCAGCACGCCCTCGCCGATCTGCCCCCCGAAGAGGAAGCCGGCCTTCACCATCGAGGGAAACACCAGGATGGCCCTCGCCTGCTTGCCGAGGACGCGCGCGCTCGGCTGCTGCCGGTAGAGCAGGTCGAGCGCGGCCGCGGATTCGCGGTCGAGCTCGGCCGCC
It contains:
- a CDS encoding glutathione S-transferase N-terminal domain-containing protein; this translates as MIDLHYWPTPNGWKVSIMLEECGLAYRTIAVDIGGGQQFTPEFLRISPNNRMPAIVDHEPLGGGAPLALFESGAILEYLADKSGRFLPPAGAGRYTVLQWVHWQMANLGPMMGNANHFKNYAKQLVDDPAQLAYGTRRFVGEVDRLCGVMDAQLGARRHLAGDDYTIADVVTWPWASLLGRLIDEEVWTAFPHLKRWVDEVGARPAVQRGRALHKEWGERKLSDEEQQRRKALLFNQTNASVRAAREAAAKG
- a CDS encoding twin-arginine translocation pathway signal protein; this encodes MASRGAVARRAAGALLLLAAALALLVVGAARPALAASAAELDRESAAALDLLYRQQPSARVLGKQARAILVFPSMVKAGFLFGGQIGEGVLRKGGRIAGYYNSVAASYGLQAGVQTCSYALFFMTDEALRQLDATYGFELGVGPSVVVVDQGVARSITSNTLTSDVYAYVWGQKGLMAGVGIQGSKITRIDK